AGAGCAAATTCAGCAATAGCTTCAAGTAGAAGATCTAGTTCATCTGGTGGAGGCGGAGGCTTTAGCTCTGGTTCATCTGGTGGTGGAGGTTCTCATGGTGGAGGCGGAGGCTTCTAAAAATTCTATGAGTCATTAGATTTTAAACAAAATATAATAAATATGGAAATCTCATTAAAAAAAATTGAAGTAAATGGACTGAGTAAATCTTGAATGTTTGAAGCTAACTTATTGGCAAGGTTACCAAATTTCTTAGAAACACTTAGCAATTTATTGATTAGAATTTCTTATGATGCTAATTCTTAATTTTTTACTGTTAAGAAACCTACTTAGTAACAAATTATTTTTATTATTATATTAATAGAAGGTGGCTTATGAAAAAAAATATTTTAAGAATTTTTCTGTTTTTTATCATTTCTATTATAAGTTTTTCAGCAAGTTTTAGAATTTCTGACTTAAATGTAGAAGCTAAACTACAAAAAGATGGCTCTATGCTTGTCAGTGAAGCTGTAACTTATAGTATAGATGAAATAAATGGAGTGTATTTTGATATAGATGCAAAAGGTTATGGTGGAATAAATTCTTTACAAGTTTTTGAAGATAATGGAATTAACGAAAATAATGAAATTTCTTTTAAAAAAGTAGACTCTGCAAATTATGAAGTTACAGAAAATGATGGAGTGTATAGAATAAAACTTTATTCAAAAAACTATAACAATATAAGGACTTTTAAATTTGTTTATACACTGCCAGATGCCATAAAAGTTTATGATGATGTTGCTCAATTAAATAGAAAAATGGTAGGTCAAGATTGGCAAAAAGGAATTTTTACTATTAAAGTAACTATTGAAATTCCTGTATCAAAAAATTATGATAACTCAAAAATTTTAGTCTTTGGTCATGGTCCTCTTACAGGTGAAGTTGATAAAATAGATAACACTGTTGTATATAAATTAGAGGATTACTATCCAGGAGATTTTTTAGAAGCACATATTTTAATGGAGCCTGAAATATTTTCAGAATTTGATAAATCAAAAATAATTCATGTGAATATGAAACAAGAACTTTTAGATATGGAAGCAAGATTAGCTAATGAAGCTAATACAGAAAGAAATAGAGCAATAAAAATAAAAAAAGGTATGCAAATACTTTCTAATAATCCAAAGACAATTTTAGGTACAGAAGCATCAATATGGGCAGTTTTAATGTACTATATACATATAGTATTTAAAAGAAAAAATAAATTTAAAAATGATGAAGTAAAATATTTAAGAGATTTACCAGATGATTCTTCTCCTGCACTTGTTGGTGGAATTATGACAAAAAATGTAAATGATAATGAGATACTTGCAACCATTGTTGATTTAATCAGAAAAAAAGTTTTAACACTTGAAACTTCTGATAAAAAAACTATAATAACTTTAACAGGAAGTACAGAAACATTATCTGATCAAGAAAAAGCTCTAATAGATATCTATATAAATGATTTTGGAGATGGAAAATCTTTAGATTTAAAAAGTTTTGGATTTTTCCATAAAGTTCCAATGAGTACTGCTAGAAAATTTGAAAAATGGAGTAGTTACATTACCAATGAAATAAATAGAAAAGGTTTAGTCTATGAACATATAGGTTATGGAGCTACGGGACTTCTTTCTTTATTTTCAACACTTTTTACTTTTGGTGGATTTGTAATTACTGGTCTTACAGGGAATCCAATTTTTATGCTTTCCTTCCCATTAGGAATTACACTTTCTTTTTCAAAAACTTCAGCTAAATGTCCAAGTAAAAAATTAGCTGAAACAATTAATAAATGGCAAGCATTTAAGAATTTTTTATCAGATTATTTTCAATTAGAAGGAGCAAAAATTACTTCAATACATCTTTGGGAACAATATTTTGTTTATGCAATAGCATTGGGGGTATCTGATAAAGTAGTAAAAGCATATAGAAAAGCATTGGATATGGGTATTATAAAGGATGTTGATGGAATGACTAATCTTGCTTATTCACCTATATTTAATAGTGGATTTAGTCGTTCATTTAATAACTTAAATAGTGTGGTTAGTAAAACTAATTCAAGAGCAAGTTCAACCATTGCTTCAAGTAGGAGTTCTAGTTCATCTGGTGAAGGTGGAGGATTTAGTTCTGGCTCATCAGGAGGTGGAGGCTCTCATGGTGGAGGCGGAGGCTTCTAAAATTTTATAGGAGTAATTATGAAAATAGAATATAATTTTATTGAGATAAAAAAAGAAAATATAAATTTAATAAAAGATTTATGGGAAAAAAATAGAATATTTCATCAAAATAAAACAAATAATTTTTCTTATCAATATTCAAATTTGAATTTTGATGAAAGGATGAATAATATATTTAATTCAAAAGACATAAATCATTACAAAATTACTGGTATAATAAGTCAAAGTAATATTATAGGATATTGCTTATCTATAATTCAAGAAAATTCAGGAGAGTTATGTACATTATTTATTGATGAAAAATATAGAAATAATGGTTTAGGACATATATTAATAGAAAAACATTTAGAATGGTTTAAAAATAATAAATGCAATAGTGTATCTGTAAATGTTCTTATAGAAAATAAAGATACAATAAAGTTCTATGAATCATTAAGTTTTAAACAAAATATAATAAATATGGAAATCCCATTAAAAAAGATTTAGGAGGAAAAAAAATGATAGCATTAGGAGTAATAATAGGAATAATTGTAATTATAGCTGTGGTAGCTATCAGCTATAAAAATAAGTTTGTGGTTTTAGATAACAG
This Fusobacterium animalis 7_1 DNA region includes the following protein-coding sequences:
- a CDS encoding GNAT family N-acetyltransferase, translated to MKIEYNFIEIKKENINLIKDLWEKNRIFHQNKTNNFSYQYSNLNFDERMNNIFNSKDINHYKITGIISQSNIIGYCLSIIQENSGELCTLFIDEKYRNNGLGHILIEKHLEWFKNNKCNSVSVNVLIENKDTIKFYESLSFKQNIINMEIPLKKI
- a CDS encoding DUF2207 domain-containing protein, with amino-acid sequence MKKNILRIFLFFIISIISFSASFRISDLNVEAKLQKDGSMLVSEAVTYSIDEINGVYFDIDAKGYGGINSLQVFEDNGINENNEISFKKVDSANYEVTENDGVYRIKLYSKNYNNIRTFKFVYTLPDAIKVYDDVAQLNRKMVGQDWQKGIFTIKVTIEIPVSKNYDNSKILVFGHGPLTGEVDKIDNTVVYKLEDYYPGDFLEAHILMEPEIFSEFDKSKIIHVNMKQELLDMEARLANEANTERNRAIKIKKGMQILSNNPKTILGTEASIWAVLMYYIHIVFKRKNKFKNDEVKYLRDLPDDSSPALVGGIMTKNVNDNEILATIVDLIRKKVLTLETSDKKTIITLTGSTETLSDQEKALIDIYINDFGDGKSLDLKSFGFFHKVPMSTARKFEKWSSYITNEINRKGLVYEHIGYGATGLLSLFSTLFTFGGFVITGLTGNPIFMLSFPLGITLSFSKTSAKCPSKKLAETINKWQAFKNFLSDYFQLEGAKITSIHLWEQYFVYAIALGVSDKVVKAYRKALDMGIIKDVDGMTNLAYSPIFNSGFSRSFNNLNSVVSKTNSRASSTIASSRSSSSSGEGGGFSSGSSGGGGSHGGGGGF